The genomic region AAGGAAAAGCTGACCTTCTCCAACGCCGAATTTGAGCGCCGGCTCGGCGGACTGCGCCGGATCATGGCCGAGAAGGAACTCGACGCCGTCGTCCTGACCAGCTACCACTCCATCAAGTACTACTCCGACTTCCTCTTCACCTACTTCGGCCGGTCCTACGCCATGGTGGTCACCAAGGACGACACCGTGACCGTCACGGCCAACATCGACGCCGGCATGCCGTGGCGGCGCAGCTATGGCGACAACGTGGTCTACACCGACTGGCGCCGGGACAACTACATCTTCGCCATCCAGGAGGCGCTGCGCACCCGCGGCATCAACCCCCGCCGGCTCGGCGTCGAGGACGATTCCCTCCCGCTGGACAACCGGAACAAGATCCAGGCGGCGTTTGCATCGGCCACCCTGGTGGACGTGGCCCAGGCCGCGATGCGCCAGCGGATGATCAAATCGGCCGAAGAGATCGAAGTGATCAAGCACGGAGCCCGCATCGGCGACCTGGGCGGCGAAGCCATCCGCAACGCCATCACCGCCGGCATCACCGAATATGAGGTCGCCCTGATCGGCACCGAAGCCATGGTCCACGAAATCGCCCGGACCTTCCCGGATTCGGAAATCCGCGATACCTGGGTGTGGTTCCAGTCCGGCATCAACACCGACGGCGCCCACAACTGGGCCACCACGCGGAAGATCCAGGAACACGACATCCTGTCCCTGAACTGCTTCCCGATGACCTCCGGCTACTACACCGCCCTGGAGCGCACCCTGTTCTACGGCGAACCCGACGCCCGCTCCCTGGAGCTGTGGAACATCAACGTGGAGGTCCACAAGCGCGGCCTCGAGCTCATCAAGCCCGGGGCTGTCTGCAAGGATATCGCTGCGGAACTGAACGAGATCTACGTGGGCCACGGACTGCTCGCCAACCGGACGTTCGGCTACGGACACTCCTTCGGCGTCCTGAGCCACTACTACGGCCGCGAGGCCGGGCTGGAACTCCGCGAGGACATCGACACCGTGCTCGAGCCGGGCATGGTGGTGTCCATGGAACCCATGATCACGGTCCTGGACGGCCAGCCGGGCGCCGGCGGCTACCGCGAGCACGACATCCTGGTGGTCGGTGAGGACGGAGCCGAGAACATCACGAAGTTCCCCTTCGGCCCGGAATACAACATCGTGGGCGCCTAGCCGGTCCACGCCCCCTGACAGGGGACGGATAGCTGAAGCGGCGCCACGTCCACCGTGGCGCCGCTTTTCGGCCCTCATGCGGAATGATGGTAGACACCATGACCCCAGCAGAATCTCCCGAGACCACCGGAAACGGCGACACCAAGGGCACCTCCGTCATCGTTAACGCCATCGCCGTGCTGCGAACGTTCACCGCCGATGAACCGCTGCTCGGAGTCACCGAGATCGCCAGCCGTGTGGGCCTGCACAAGAGCACCGTTTCCCGGATCCTGGCCACCTTCGAGCAGGAACACCTGGTGGAACGGGACCCGGAAACCCGCCGCTTCCGGCTGGGGCTGGGGCTGATCGCCGTCGCCGGACCGCTTCTGGCCGAGCTGGAAGAACGGCGCGTCGCCTACCCGGTCCTGCGCGAACTCACCGAACAGACCGGCGAAACCAGCGCCCTCATGGTGTGGAACGGCGCCGAGTCGATGTGCGTGGAACAGATCGCCAGCCACCACCAGATCAAGCACACCACCCCGCTGGGAGCCCGCTATACGGACGCCATGAGCGCCTCCGTGCAGGTCTTCCTGTCCGCCGCGCCCGCCGAACGCGTCCGCACCCTCCTGCGCGGCGGCGCGATCAGCTATCCGGGACTCGACGACGCCGGCCTGGACGGCTACCAGATCAAGCTCAAGGATGTGGCGGCCCGCGGCTGGGCCATCAACTACGGCGAATCCTCCATTGACGAAGTGGGCGTGGCCGCCCCCGTCTACGACCATCGCGGCGATATCGTGGCGGCCGTCCTGATCTCGGCGCCGCGGTTCCGCGTCTCACGGGAACGGCTGCAAAGCCTGGGCGAGGCATCCGCCGCCGCGGCCCGCAAAATCACCACTCGCCTGGGCGGCCGCGCCCCCCAGGGCCAGGCCTGACGCACCCGCCTTGGCCGGGCTCCGCCGTGGGCTGAGCCGGGCCTCGCGGTCGGCTGAGCCGGGCCTCGCCCCCAACTGAGCCGGGCCCCGGCTTAGCTGAGCCGCGCCAGCCGGGCGGCCAAATGCAGTGCCGCCAGCCGGCCCGTGGTGCGTGGGTCGCCGCCGCACAGCTCGAAGATCCGCCGCAGCCGTTGGTGCATGGACTGCCGTTCCACGTGCAGCTCCCTGGCTGCGTGCGCCGTGTTGCACCCCGAATCCATCCACACTGCCAGCGTGTCGAGAAGCCGCGAATGGCGTTGCGCATCATGATCCAGGAGTGCGCCCAGTTGCTGGCGCACAAAGGTCCGCCGCTGATCGGGATCCAGAGATTGAACGGCGAGGCGTTCCACTGCGAATGCCTCCGCGTCGACCACCGGAAGGTGCCTGCCACCGCTGCCCGCCGGGGACGGCTCCGGGGAGCCGGCCAATTTCAGGGTTAGCTTGGCTTCGGACATTGACCACGGGGCGTCCGAAATTCCGGGCACGAGGGGCCCCACGGCGGCGAGCGTAATGACCGGAAGCTCCAGCAGCTCTGTCAGGAGCCTCTTCCGGCCTTCTTCCGGTGCGTCGTCGGCCAAGCCGGCAACTGCCAGAAGCTCCGCGTTATCGACGTACGTGGCATGGGACCTCGCTGCCCGGGCCAGGAACTGTTCCACAGACGTCCGTACCTGTTGCGAGATATCCGAGCGGATCACCACGGCAACCAGCGGGCCGGAGGCCGGAATTCCGGCGGCCGAGGCCAGCTGTTGAAGCCTCCACGGCTGGCTGCCGGAATCGACCGCCCGGATCAAGGCTGCACCCGCAACCTCCCGCAGCCCGGGCGACATCCGCTGCATCATGGCCAGGGCCAGGATGTCCACGGAGCGTTTTCCGGCCGTCCGCGTCAGGTTTTCGTCCTCGTCCGCCGGGACCCGGAGCACCAGCTGCGCCGCAAGGATCCCGCGCACCGGCACGTCGATCCGGATCAGACGGGCATGATCTTGCGGCGCGGGGACAGGGCTGGCGGCCGTGTCGCCGGTACTGGTGTTCCCGGGCCCCGCGCTGGCCAGCGTCGCACCCGTTATGGATGTCAGGGCCACCTCGGCGTGCGTGATCCCGGCGAGCACGGCAAGAATCCGGTCCAGGCTGCCGCCATGTGCCAGCTCAACGGCCATCGCGTGGCTGGCTTCGTCGGCCCGCCGCAATTGGGAAACCGACTCGCTGACCAGTGACGAGTTGATGGCCTGCATTGCGCTGACAAACGGCACCACCTTGCGTAGCTCGATCAGGGGAAGCCCTGCCGCCTCGGCCGCCGCCACCATCAAGGAAGGCAGTGACGGAAGGGCGACGCCGGTTTCGATGGCCAGGGCCGCCACGCCCCGTTCTGCAAGCTGGTGGATGTACGTGACCCTCCGGTCCTCAGAGGCGAGGGCGAGGGCTTCCCCTCCCGTCAGCAAAAGTTCCCCGCCATCCAGCAGGGGCGCGATGTCGAGAATCTCGCTGGAGTGCACCCACCGGAGCTGGGTCCGGGCAGCACGGCCGCTGGCCGCGCGGACCACGGGATCAGCGGCCGCCAGCGTCGGGTGGTTGAGGGCGTCTTGAAGACGAATGGACATGACACTCCGTCGTATAGGGCGATTATTAACTAGACACATCATATATAGGCGGATGTGGCATGGGCCACATAATCTTGAAGCATCCCAATCGCTCACGGAGGCTCCAATGCGTGAAAATACCCCCATGGTTCCGGCCAGCACCGCACCAGCGGCCAGCGAAGACCACGAAGCGTGGCTTCACCCCATCCCCGAATCAGAGCGGACCCGTAAGGTCTCCGGCCAGTTCTGGATCTGGGCCGGCGCCAACCTCGCCCCGATCAACTGGGTGCTTGGAGCGCTCGGCATCCAGCTCGGCCTGGGGTTCGCTGACACGGTCACCGTTCTTGTCCTTGGAAACCTGATCGGCATGCTGCTCTTCGGGTGCTTTGTCCTCCTGGGCCAAAAGACCGGAGCGACCGGCATGGTGCTGGCCCGCGCCGCCTTCGGCCGGCGCGGAAACTACCTGCCGGCGGGCATTCAGGCCCTCCTGGTGATCGGCTGGTGCGCAGTCAACACCTGGATCATCCTGGATCTGGTCATGGCGCTGTTCGGAACCCTGGGCTGGGTTGACCCGGAGGCCCACAACTATGCGTGGAAGATCGGCATCGCCACCTTCATCATGGCGACCCAGGTGGCCATTGCCTGGTTCGGCTACAAGGCGATCGCCGCGTTCGAGAAATGGACCGTCCCGCCAACCATCATCATCCTGACCGTGATGTCGGCCGTGGCCTGGTTCGGTATGCAGATCAACTGGACCTACGCCGGCCCTGCAGGTCACATCCTGGAAGGCTCCGAACGCATCGCCGCGATGAGCGCCGTCATGACGGCCATCGGCATCGGCTGGGGCATCACCTGGTTCACCTACGCCGCAGACTACTCCCGCTTCGTCAGCACCTCGGTGCCCAAGCACAAGGTCTACCTCGCCTCGGTACTGGGCCAGTTCATCCCCGTCGTCTGGCTGGGCATCCTGGGGGCCAGCCTGGCCACCAATACGGGTGAGATTGATCCCGGAAAACTCATCGTCCTGAACTTCGGCGCGCTGGCCCTTCCCGTGCTGCTCATGGTGCTGCACGGCCCGATCGCCACCAACATCCTGAACATCTACACCTTCTCCGTCGCCACACAGGCACTGGACATCTCCATCAGCAGGCGCAAACTGAACCTGTTCGTCGGCGTCTTCTCCCTGGCAGCCGTGATCTTCTTCATCTTCCAGGAGGACTTCGCCTCCGTGCTGGATGCCTGGCTGATCGGGCTGGTCGCCTGGGTGGCCGCCTGGGGCGGGGTCATGCTGGTCCACTACTTCTGGATCGAAAAGCGCTGGCCCGGCAACCCGTCCAGGCTCTTCGACGCCGTCGGCACCAAGCGCCTGCCAGGCGTGAACCCGGCAGGCATCGCCTCCCTGCTCATCGGCATCTTCTCCACCTGGCTGTTCATGTACGGGCTGGTGCCGGCAATGCAGGGACCCGTTGCCGTCGCCCTGGGCGGATGGGATCTGTCCTGGCTCGCCGGGGGACTCTCAAGCGCCGCAGCCTATGCCGTCCTCGGACCGCGGTTCCACCGCAAGTTCCTTGATATTCAGGCCCCCAGCGAACAGACCATCGAGGTGTCCACACCTCACGCGACCGATCTTCCGGTCCCGTCAACCACCCGCGCCGCCCTTTAGCAGGAGACCGACCCGTGAACTTCCCCGCCTTCGCCGACACCGCCCATCCCATGACCTGGCCCGAGGGCCACCGCGCCGCGGCATCCTTCACCTTCGATGTCGACGCCGAATCCTGCACCATCGCCCATGACCCGCAGAGCACCCGGCGCATGTCACTCATGACGCACCAGTCGTACGGGCCAAAGGTCGCCGTCCCGCGGATCCTGCAGATCCTGGAGCGCCAGGACATCCAGGCGACGTTCTTTGTCCCCGGCTTCACCGCCGAATGCTACCCGGACGTCGTCCGCCGGATAGCGGACGGCGGCCACGAGATTGCCCACCACGGATACCTGCACGAACCGATGCAGGGCATCGACGCCGCCGTGGAGGCGCGGTACCTGGACCGGGGCCTGGATGCGCTGGCCAAGGCCGCCGGCGTCCGGCCGACGGGCTTCCGGGCGCCGTGGTGGGAGCTCAACTGGCACTCCGCAACGCTCCTGGCCGACCGAGGATTCCTCTATGATTCAAGCCTGCTCGACGGCGACGCCCCCTACCGCTTCAGCGTCGCCGAGGGCGACCCCCGCAACCTCGTGGAGATCCCCGTCGACTGGGCCCTGGACGACTGGGAGCAGTACGCCTTCTACCCCGGCGTCACCGGAAGCGGGGTCATTGAAAGCCCGGCCAAGGTGCTCGAGATGTGGACGCTGGAGGCCGAGGCGCACCACGCCGCGGGAAGCTGCTTCGTCCTGACCAACCACCCGTTCATCTCCGGCCGGCCGTCCAAGGCCGTCGCCCTGGAGCAGCTGATTGACCGGGTCAAGTCCATGGACGGCATGTGGGTCACCACCATGGAGAAGATCGCCCAGCACACCCGGGACTCCGTCCAGGAAATCCACAGTCACGCCCGCATTGAGGTGCCCGCATTCCCGGACACCGGCGCACGGTTCACTCCGGCGGCCGTGCGGCAGCCCCAGGCAACCGCCGCCCGGCCGGCCCGGATCTGAGGCCAGGCCGCGTTTCGCAAATATGCAGTACAGGTCCCCGGTGTTGCCCTCGTCAGCAGGCGGCAGTGCCGGGGACTTTGCGTGTCTAGAGGGGCTTGGCCATGGCGTAGGCGACGGTGGCGTAGGCCAGGGCGCCCGACATTTCCTGGAGCAGTTCCGCGTTGGTGTTGGCGATGGTGTCGCAGGCCTCGTGGTAGCAGGGATCGAGGACCTTTCCGGCCGCGCCGCCGAAGGACTGGGCCTGGGCCTGGGTCTTCTTCTTCTCATCCCCGGTGAACAGCCCGCCGCCGGGGATGCCCGCGGAGAGGAAGGCATCGTAGTCGGAGCCGCCGTCAAAGGGCGTGGTCTCGGCCGTGAGCGAGTTCTCCTTGAAGAAGCGGAAGAGGACGTCCTCGATCGCCTTGGACCCGGCCGGTCCGGCGTGGCCGAAATCCGTGCCGTCCCCGTCGTGGACGGACCGCACCCCGTTGGGCGAGGCCGCCATGTCCACGTTCAGGTTCGCCGCGGTCTGGCCGATCTCGGCCTGGCTCAGCGCGTCGACGTAGTGCTGGGAGCCGTACAGGCCGTCCTCCTCGCCGCCCCAGAACGCGAACCGGACCCGGTTGGCCGGGGTGATCCCGGCCTCCTTCATCCACCGCGCGGTCTCCAGGACCGCCGCGACCCCGCTGCCGTTGTCGTTGATGCCCGGGCCCTCCTTCACGGAGTCCAGGTGCGCGCCGACCACCACGGTGTGCCCGGGGCTGCCCCCGGTATCGGCCAGGATGTTGAAGGACTCCACCCTCGGCTTGCCCCGGCCCTCGCCCCTGAAGGAGAAGGTCTGCCGGACCGGTGAGTACCCGGCCGCGCGCAGCTGCTCCTCGACGTACCTGGCCGATTCCTCATACCCGGACGTGCCGGAGGCGCGGGTCCCGCCGTTGGCATCGGCAATACGCTGCAGGGCCTTCAAATGATCCACCATGCCCCGGGACTTGAAAGCCGCCAGCACCGTGCGCGCATCCACCGTGCTCACAGGCTCCACCGGCTGCACAGAAGCTTTGGGAATGGCGGACTTGGCCGGCTTGGCGGATTTGCTCGCCGCGGCACTGGACGGGGAGCCGGCCGGTGGGTCAGCCGGTGAGCCGGAGGTGCAGGCCGACGCCGAGAGCAGAACGACGGCGAGAACCGAGGGAAGTACGTGTTTTCGCAGGGTGATCATGCCGTGGCGCCCCAATCATTAGTCGGTACACGTTCGTTTGCTCTCGGCTCGATCGGTCACGACGCCCACCACTGACGCTCCAGTAAATCGCGGCCACCATCGCCCGGCAATACTCCTATCAGGTCGAATTATTGTCGGCCTTCAGGCTGGATCTTCAATGGCGTGTCGGCTGTGAATCTGCTGTGTATATCGGCGCCGGAACTCCCGAAAGCCCGGCTGCAAAGGGGCGGCGTGAGGGCCCGAAAATCCATAGTTTCTTAAAGCAATACAACTGTTGACTAGTGAGCAACTTCACAGTTAGAGTTGCGAAACCGAAAAGCCGCCGGAAGGCGGTTTCGAGATCTCCAGGTGGAATGGATGGTGTGCGCGAACCGCCGCCGTCACTTCTTCGCAATTCCCTGCGCCACCAGCACCGCACCCGCACCGCACCCGCACTCGCACTCCGGCACGTCTTCTTCCGGCGTGCCCGCGTACATGAGAGGCATTTCCCCCATGACAGCACTCCGTTCCACGCCCTTTGACCGCAGGCAGCTCCTCAAAGCGGCAGCGTTGACGCCGTTTGCGGGCCTGGCGCTCTCCGGCTGCGGGGCCAAGCCCGCCGAAAGCGCCGCGGCCAACAAGACGGTGACGGTCACGTCCTATGGCGGCTCGTACAACGACCAGCTGACCCAGACGATCCTGGACCCGTTCTCCAAGCAGTCGGGGATCCAGACGACACTGCTGGCCAACACCAGCCTGGCCGCGCTCAAGGCCCAGGTTCAGTCCGGTGACGTGCAGTGGGACCTCGTGGAAATCACGGCGCCGGAGTATGAGGTGGCCGTGGCCGAGGGGCTACTGGAGAAGTTCGACTACGACATCATCAGTGACAAGGGCCTGCCCGGCTATGCGAAGGCCGAATACGGCATCAAGTACCTGAGCTTCCTGTTTGTCATGGCGTGGGACCAGAAGGTCATTCCGGATGCCCAGGCCCCGAAGGACTGGGCGCAGTTCTTCGACCAGGGCAAGTACAGCACCAAGCGCTCGGTGTACAACCAGCTTTCCGACAGCTCCGTCCTGGAGGCGGCCCTGCTGGCCGACGGTGTCCCGTTCGACAAGATCTACCCCCTCGACGTCGACCGGGCCCTGCGGGTCCTGGGCCAGCACCCGGGCAAGGACCGGCTGCTCTACCACGCTGCCAACCAGGAGCCCATCCAGCAGCTCACCTCCGGCGAGGTCTCGCTCTCCACCAGCTTCAACAACCGGATCAACGCAGCCCGCAACGACGGCGCGAAACTGAACTTCTCCGCCGAAAACGCCGTCCTGGCCGGCGACTACTTCGTGGTGCCGAAGGGCGCCAAGAACAAGGAAGCAGCCTTCAAGCTGATGAACTTCATGTCCAACGACGCCGAGGCCGGCGCCGCGTTCGACAAGGTCACCAACCTGACCCTGGCCAACATTCCGGCGCTCTCCAAGCTGCCGAAGGACATCGCCGACACGCTTCCCACCAGCCCCCTGCTCGCGGACAAGATCCTGGTCCGCGACGACAAATGGTGGTCGCAGAACCTGAAGAAGACCGAGCAGCAGTTCAAGCTCTGGCAGGCCAGCTGACATGAGCAACGCAACCTTGGCGGGGTCGCGGCCCCGCGGCCGGGATTCCCCTCCTTCCGTTGAAACAACATCCCGACGGCGGCGCAGCAGCTGGTGGCTGCTGCTGGCACCGATCCTTGCCTTCGACGTCGTGCTGTTCCTGACCCCGCTGGGAAAACTGGTCGGCGCAAGCTTCGCCGACAGCGCCTACCAGCGGGTCCTCGAGGACCCGCTGGTGATGCGCGCGCTGCTCAATACCCTGACCATCAGCCTGGCCAGCACCGTCGTCACGGTGGTCCTGGGCTACATCATCGCCATGGTTCTCTGGCGTGCCGGGAACGTCGCCCGGGTGATCCTGTTCGCCGTCGTACTCCTGCCGTTCTGGACCGGAATCCTGGTGAAGAACTTCGCCTGGGCGGTCCTGCTGCAGGACAACGGGCTGGTCAACGCTTTCCTGCAGGGCATCGGACTGACGGATGCGCCGATCCCGCTGCTACACAACCGGTTCGCCGTGATCGTGGGCATGGTGCACTGCCTCCTGCCGTATGCGGTGTTCCCGATCTTCTCCTCGCTGACATCCATCGATGACAGGCTGGGGCTCGCGGCGCGGTCGCTGGGCGCCCGGGAAGGATCCGTCTTCCGCAGGATCACCCTTCCGCTGAGCGTGCCCGGCATCTCCGCGGCCGGGCTGTTGGTTTTCATCATCAGTACGGGCTTCTTCATCACGCCCGTGGTCATGGGTGGACCCGGCGACATGATGATCGCCAACCAGATCGACTACTACGCCCGGCAGCTCACGGACTTCTCCGGCGCCGCTGCGCTGGCTGTCATCCTGACGGTCATGGTCAGCATCCTCGTGGCCGTCTACCAGCGCGTGCTCAAGGCAGGGGGCCAGCATGAAGACAACTAACCCGCAGCACCGTCTCCTGGTGC from Arthrobacter sp. NicSoilB8 harbors:
- a CDS encoding M20/M25/M40 family metallo-hydrolase — protein: MITLRKHVLPSVLAVVLLSASACTSGSPADPPAGSPSSAAASKSAKPAKSAIPKASVQPVEPVSTVDARTVLAAFKSRGMVDHLKALQRIADANGGTRASGTSGYEESARYVEEQLRAAGYSPVRQTFSFRGEGRGKPRVESFNILADTGGSPGHTVVVGAHLDSVKEGPGINDNGSGVAAVLETARWMKEAGITPANRVRFAFWGGEEDGLYGSQHYVDALSQAEIGQTAANLNVDMAASPNGVRSVHDGDGTDFGHAGPAGSKAIEDVLFRFFKENSLTAETTPFDGGSDYDAFLSAGIPGGGLFTGDEKKKTQAQAQSFGGAAGKVLDPCYHEACDTIANTNAELLQEMSGALAYATVAYAMAKPL
- a CDS encoding aminopeptidase P family protein; the encoded protein is MTITTSDNASSIAELERLKVLHNGKKEKLTFSNAEFERRLGGLRRIMAEKELDAVVLTSYHSIKYYSDFLFTYFGRSYAMVVTKDDTVTVTANIDAGMPWRRSYGDNVVYTDWRRDNYIFAIQEALRTRGINPRRLGVEDDSLPLDNRNKIQAAFASATLVDVAQAAMRQRMIKSAEEIEVIKHGARIGDLGGEAIRNAITAGITEYEVALIGTEAMVHEIARTFPDSEIRDTWVWFQSGINTDGAHNWATTRKIQEHDILSLNCFPMTSGYYTALERTLFYGEPDARSLELWNINVEVHKRGLELIKPGAVCKDIAAELNEIYVGHGLLANRTFGYGHSFGVLSHYYGREAGLELREDIDTVLEPGMVVSMEPMITVLDGQPGAGGYREHDILVVGEDGAENITKFPFGPEYNIVGA
- a CDS encoding polysaccharide deacetylase, with the protein product MNFPAFADTAHPMTWPEGHRAAASFTFDVDAESCTIAHDPQSTRRMSLMTHQSYGPKVAVPRILQILERQDIQATFFVPGFTAECYPDVVRRIADGGHEIAHHGYLHEPMQGIDAAVEARYLDRGLDALAKAAGVRPTGFRAPWWELNWHSATLLADRGFLYDSSLLDGDAPYRFSVAEGDPRNLVEIPVDWALDDWEQYAFYPGVTGSGVIESPAKVLEMWTLEAEAHHAAGSCFVLTNHPFISGRPSKAVALEQLIDRVKSMDGMWVTTMEKIAQHTRDSVQEIHSHARIEVPAFPDTGARFTPAAVRQPQATAARPARI
- a CDS encoding PucR family transcriptional regulator ligand-binding domain-containing protein codes for the protein MSIRLQDALNHPTLAAADPVVRAASGRAARTQLRWVHSSEILDIAPLLDGGELLLTGGEALALASEDRRVTYIHQLAERGVAALAIETGVALPSLPSLMVAAAEAAGLPLIELRKVVPFVSAMQAINSSLVSESVSQLRRADEASHAMAVELAHGGSLDRILAVLAGITHAEVALTSITGATLASAGPGNTSTGDTAASPVPAPQDHARLIRIDVPVRGILAAQLVLRVPADEDENLTRTAGKRSVDILALAMMQRMSPGLREVAGAALIRAVDSGSQPWRLQQLASAAGIPASGPLVAVVIRSDISQQVRTSVEQFLARAARSHATYVDNAELLAVAGLADDAPEEGRKRLLTELLELPVITLAAVGPLVPGISDAPWSMSEAKLTLKLAGSPEPSPAGSGGRHLPVVDAEAFAVERLAVQSLDPDQRRTFVRQQLGALLDHDAQRHSRLLDTLAVWMDSGCNTAHAARELHVERQSMHQRLRRIFELCGGDPRTTGRLAALHLAARLARLS
- a CDS encoding IclR family transcriptional regulator, which encodes MTPAESPETTGNGDTKGTSVIVNAIAVLRTFTADEPLLGVTEIASRVGLHKSTVSRILATFEQEHLVERDPETRRFRLGLGLIAVAGPLLAELEERRVAYPVLRELTEQTGETSALMVWNGAESMCVEQIASHHQIKHTTPLGARYTDAMSASVQVFLSAAPAERVRTLLRGGAISYPGLDDAGLDGYQIKLKDVAARGWAINYGESSIDEVGVAAPVYDHRGDIVAAVLISAPRFRVSRERLQSLGEASAAAARKITTRLGGRAPQGQA
- a CDS encoding cytosine permease; this translates as MRENTPMVPASTAPAASEDHEAWLHPIPESERTRKVSGQFWIWAGANLAPINWVLGALGIQLGLGFADTVTVLVLGNLIGMLLFGCFVLLGQKTGATGMVLARAAFGRRGNYLPAGIQALLVIGWCAVNTWIILDLVMALFGTLGWVDPEAHNYAWKIGIATFIMATQVAIAWFGYKAIAAFEKWTVPPTIIILTVMSAVAWFGMQINWTYAGPAGHILEGSERIAAMSAVMTAIGIGWGITWFTYAADYSRFVSTSVPKHKVYLASVLGQFIPVVWLGILGASLATNTGEIDPGKLIVLNFGALALPVLLMVLHGPIATNILNIYTFSVATQALDISISRRKLNLFVGVFSLAAVIFFIFQEDFASVLDAWLIGLVAWVAAWGGVMLVHYFWIEKRWPGNPSRLFDAVGTKRLPGVNPAGIASLLIGIFSTWLFMYGLVPAMQGPVAVALGGWDLSWLAGGLSSAAAYAVLGPRFHRKFLDIQAPSEQTIEVSTPHATDLPVPSTTRAAL
- a CDS encoding extracellular solute-binding protein yields the protein MTALRSTPFDRRQLLKAAALTPFAGLALSGCGAKPAESAAANKTVTVTSYGGSYNDQLTQTILDPFSKQSGIQTTLLANTSLAALKAQVQSGDVQWDLVEITAPEYEVAVAEGLLEKFDYDIISDKGLPGYAKAEYGIKYLSFLFVMAWDQKVIPDAQAPKDWAQFFDQGKYSTKRSVYNQLSDSSVLEAALLADGVPFDKIYPLDVDRALRVLGQHPGKDRLLYHAANQEPIQQLTSGEVSLSTSFNNRINAARNDGAKLNFSAENAVLAGDYFVVPKGAKNKEAAFKLMNFMSNDAEAGAAFDKVTNLTLANIPALSKLPKDIADTLPTSPLLADKILVRDDKWWSQNLKKTEQQFKLWQAS
- a CDS encoding ABC transporter permease is translated as MSNATLAGSRPRGRDSPPSVETTSRRRRSSWWLLLAPILAFDVVLFLTPLGKLVGASFADSAYQRVLEDPLVMRALLNTLTISLASTVVTVVLGYIIAMVLWRAGNVARVILFAVVLLPFWTGILVKNFAWAVLLQDNGLVNAFLQGIGLTDAPIPLLHNRFAVIVGMVHCLLPYAVFPIFSSLTSIDDRLGLAARSLGAREGSVFRRITLPLSVPGISAAGLLVFIISTGFFITPVVMGGPGDMMIANQIDYYARQLTDFSGAAALAVILTVMVSILVAVYQRVLKAGGQHEDN